A stretch of DNA from Halanaerobium saccharolyticum subsp. saccharolyticum DSM 6643:
AATTGTTTTCTTTTTTAATGATGTTGATCGAAGACTTCTTGATAGTATGCTTGGCTTTGCTGCTGGAGTAATGATAGCAGCCAGTTTTTGGTCTTTGCTGGCCCCGGCAATAGAAATTTCCGAAAACCTGGGAGTACCAGGCTGGATTCCAGCTGTAATTGGATTTTTAATGGGGGGTATATTTTTACGGTTTGTTGATATGGTTTTGCCGCACTTACACCCTGCTTTAGCCAATAGTGAACCTGAAGGGATTAAAACTAAATGGCAGCGGAGTGTTCTACTGGTATTAGCAGTTACTCTGCATAATTTTCCAGAAGGTTTAGCAGTTGGAGTGGCTTTTGGTGCAGCAGCAGTTAATATTTCTTCTGCTTCTATTGCTGGAGCTGTCGCCCTGGCATTAGGTATTGGATTACAGAACTTTCCTGAAGGTGCAGCAGTTTCTATTCCGCTAAAAAGAGAAGGTCTCTCTTCCAGGAAGAGTTTTGCTTATGGACAAATGTCAGGTGTCGTTGAACCAATTGCTGGAGTTATGGGAGCTGCAGGAGTTTATTATATGA
This window harbors:
- a CDS encoding ZIP family metal transporter, whose protein sequence is MVIDFLSNLSPIMQALLATLFTWLVTALGAGIVFFFNDVDRRLLDSMLGFAAGVMIAASFWSLLAPAIEISENLGVPGWIPAVIGFLMGGIFLRFVDMVLPHLHPALANSEPEGIKTKWQRSVLLVLAVTLHNFPEGLAVGVAFGAAAVNISSASIAGAVALALGIGLQNFPEGAAVSIPLKREGLSSRKSFAYGQMSGVVEPIAGVMGAAGVYYMRPILPYALAFAAGAMIFVVGEELIPEANSEGNSHLATTGLMLGFAVMMFLDVSLG